GCCAGGGCAGCTATGTTCACGCAAACATGACGGGGTCGGGCCCGTCGCGCCCGCGGCGGGCCCACCCCGTTCCCGCAGGACACACCCCCAGCCGCACCCCCAGCACAGGAGCAACCGCACATGCCTCTCCTTCAGATCGACGAGGGCGGCTTCACCCTCGACGGCGCACCGTTTCGGCTCCTGTCCGGCGGTCTGCACTACTTCCGCGTCCACCCCGACCAGTGGGCGGACCGGCTGCGCAAGGCCCGGCTGATGGGCCTCAACACCATCGAGACGTACGTCCCCTGGAACCTCCACCAGCCGAGACCCGGCCGCTTCGTGCTGGACGGCGGCCTCGACCTGCCCCGGTTCCTCGACCTCGCCGCCGCCGAGGGCCTGTACGTCCTGCTCCGCCCCGGGCCGTACATCTGCGCCGAATGGGAGGGCGGCGGCCTCCCCTCCTGGCTGCTCGCCGAGCCGGACATGCGGCTCCGCTCCCGCGACCCCCGGTTCCTCGCCGCGGTCGACGACTACCTCGACCGGCTCCTCACCCCCCTCCGGCCGTACCTCGCCACCCAGGGCGGACCCGTCCTCGCCGTCCAGGTGGAGAACGAGTACGGCGCCTACGGCGACGACACCGCCTACCTGGAGCACCTCGCCGACTCGCTGCGCCGCTGCGGCGTCGACGTGCCCCTCTTCACCTGCGACCAGCCGGCCGACCTGGAGCGCGGCGCGCTGCCCGGCGTCCTCGCCACCGTCAACTTCGGCAGCCGGTCCGCCGCACACCTGGCCGGGCTCCGCGCCGTGAGGCCCGAAGCCCCGCTGATGACCACGGAGTTCTGGATCGGCTGGTTCGACCGCTGGGGCGCGCACCACGTCGTCCGCGACCCCGACCAGGCCGCCCGCGAGCTCGACGAACTGCTCGCCACCGGCGCCTCCGTCAACTTCTACATGTTCCACGGCGGCACCAACTTCGGCTTCACCAACGGCGCCAACGACAAGCACACCTACCGCCCCACCGTCACCTCCTACGACTACGACGCTCCGCTCGACGAGGCCGGCGACCCGACCCCGAAGTACGCCGCCTTCCGTGACGTGATCGCCAAGTACGCGCCCGTGCCCGAGGGTCCCGTCCCGCCCGTCGGCACCAAGCTCGCCCCGCGGACCGTGGCCCTGACCGGCACCGCCGGGCTCCGTGAGCACGCCGCCCTGCTGGGCACGGCCGTCGAGGCGAGCCGCCCCCTGGCCATGGAGGAACTGGAGCAGGACTTCGGCTTCGTCCTCTACGAGACCGCCCTGCCCGTGAAGGGCCCGGCCCTCCTGGAGTTCGAGCGCGTCCGGGACCGGGCGCAGGTCTTCGTCGACGGACAGCCCGTGGGCGTCCTGGAGCGGGAGAACCACGAGCACGCCCTCGCCTTCACCGTCCCCCGGGCCGGCTGCACGCTCACCGTGCTGGTCGAGAACCAGGGCCGGGTCAACTACGGGGAGGGCGTCCACGACCGCAAGGGCCTCCTCGGGAAGGTCCTCCTGGACGGCGCCGAACTCGCCGGATGGAGCAGCCGTCCGCTCCCGCTCACCTCCCTCGACGCCCTCCCCTTCGCCGCGTCCGCCGCGACCCCCGTCGGCCCGGCCTTCCACCGGGGCACCTTCGAGGTGACCGAGCCGGCCGACGCCTTCCTGCACCTCGACGGCTGGACCAAGGGCAACGCCTGGATCAACGGCTTCGCGCTCGGCCGATACTGGTCCCGGGGCCCCCAGCGCTCCCTGTACGTGCCGGCGCCGGTCCTGCGCCCCGGGACGAACGAGGTCGTCGTGCTGGAGCTGCACGCCGCGCACCGCGCCCGCACGGTCGATCTCCGCGACGCGCCCGACCTCGGACCCACCGAGGAATAGCCCCCACCGGCGGCGCGCGGAAGAGCCGGGCTCCGACCCTCCGGTCGGAGCCCGGCTCGCGCGCGTCCTCAGCCCAGCCGGAGCTGCTGGGCCGTCGTCCCGTCGCAGGTCCGCTGGACGACCGGCGCGCCGGCCGAGGTCGAGCCGTCGCGGACCGCCAGGCACCGGGCGCTGTGCCGGGCCGTCAGCGTGACGTGTCCGTCCCCGGTGCTCCGGACCGCCCATTCCTGGTTCCGGCCGCCGTTGCAGGCGTACTGGAACACCTCGGCGCCCTCGGCCGTGGACAGCCCGCTCACGTCGAGGCACTTGCCGCTGTGGCGGGCGACGACGGTCACGTACCCGCCGCCGGTGGGCCGGAGCGACCACTGCTGGTTGGTGCCGCCGTTGCAGCCGTACTGGACGACGGCCACGCCGTCCTGCGTACCCGCGCCGCTCACGTCGAGACACTGGGAGCTGTGCCGCAGGACCAGGGGCCGCCAGACGTCCGGGGCCGTGGCGGGGAAGGTCCAGGACTGGTTGGCGCCGGTCGTCGGCCGGTGGACCCCCACGGGCGCGCCGTCGGCGGTGGAGGCGCCGGTGACGTCCAGGAGCGTGCCGGCGGCCACGTTGACGAGCGTGTGGTGGCCGTCGCCGGTGGTCGAACGCATCCACTGCTGGGCCGTGGACGAGCCCGGCGACGCCAGGCCGAGGACCCCGTCGGACACGGAGAGCGCCTTGCCGGTCCTGGTGTTGGTCACGCGGTACGCGGCGGTGCTGCCCCAGTCGGCGGCGGACACCTTGGTGAAGGTCCACTGCTGGGCGGTGTCCGCCGCGGCGGCGGTCTGCTGGACGAGGGCGCTGCGCCCGCCCGAGGTGGCGACGGCCAGCGCCTTGCCGCTGTGGTCGTTGCGGAGGAGGCGGGGCATGCCCGTGGGCGCGACC
The Streptomyces roseofulvus genome window above contains:
- a CDS encoding beta-galactosidase family protein, which produces MPLLQIDEGGFTLDGAPFRLLSGGLHYFRVHPDQWADRLRKARLMGLNTIETYVPWNLHQPRPGRFVLDGGLDLPRFLDLAAAEGLYVLLRPGPYICAEWEGGGLPSWLLAEPDMRLRSRDPRFLAAVDDYLDRLLTPLRPYLATQGGPVLAVQVENEYGAYGDDTAYLEHLADSLRRCGVDVPLFTCDQPADLERGALPGVLATVNFGSRSAAHLAGLRAVRPEAPLMTTEFWIGWFDRWGAHHVVRDPDQAARELDELLATGASVNFYMFHGGTNFGFTNGANDKHTYRPTVTSYDYDAPLDEAGDPTPKYAAFRDVIAKYAPVPEGPVPPVGTKLAPRTVALTGTAGLREHAALLGTAVEASRPLAMEELEQDFGFVLYETALPVKGPALLEFERVRDRAQVFVDGQPVGVLERENHEHALAFTVPRAGCTLTVLVENQGRVNYGEGVHDRKGLLGKVLLDGAELAGWSSRPLPLTSLDALPFAASAATPVGPAFHRGTFEVTEPADAFLHLDGWTKGNAWINGFALGRYWSRGPQRSLYVPAPVLRPGTNEVVVLELHAAHRARTVDLRDAPDLGPTEE